In Chromatiaceae bacterium, a single genomic region encodes these proteins:
- a CDS encoding (2Fe-2S)-binding protein yields the protein MYVCICNGVTDHQIRAAVDRGVASMEQLGNELKVATCCGRCRDCANRILDEALAAQWAASDGLACACA from the coding sequence ATGTACGTCTGCATCTGTAACGGGGTCACCGACCACCAGATCCGCGCGGCGGTCGACCGGGGCGTCGCATCGATGGAACAACTCGGTAACGAACTGAAGGTCGCGACCTGTTGCGGGCGATGCCGAGACTGCGCCAACCGGATACTCGACGAGGCGCTCGCCGCGCAGTGGGCGGCGTCCGACGGCCTCGCCTGCGCCTGCGCGTGA
- a CDS encoding thiol oxidoreductase: MPYPLRPLLCLFGLTCCVACASPQPATDATASGQPGERRFTNPASGLDLVLGRSLFERIWVSAPASTQAADGLGPLYNARACSQCHTGDARLRPPVPSHRGTPALVMRAGRVASLDDPKESTRGAPRPDPVYGAQMQPLAIGGHDAEFRLAVHYTSEVVQFADGTSAELRRPRYTVEDLGYGPLHPDTRLSPRIAPPLIGLGLLEAVDERDILARADPDDRDGDGISGRPNRVVDDRTGKTVLGRFGHKAGSPSVNQQVQQAFARDLGIAVPLYPDGAGDCTAYQLACRRAPHGKSPQHGELEADDQVVDLVSLYARRLAVPARPITEDPVVDAGRRLFGQIGCDACHTPHLHAPAQHGGPTSPAYSDLLLHDLGEDLADGLVEGGAGGREWRTAPLWGIGLSIADGRQRGYLHDGRARSPLEAVLWHGGEAQRQRDAVVALSTEQRNQLIKFVESL; this comes from the coding sequence ATGCCGTACCCTCTTCGCCCACTGCTGTGCCTATTCGGTTTGACCTGCTGTGTCGCCTGCGCGTCGCCGCAACCGGCGACCGATGCGACCGCATCCGGTCAGCCCGGCGAGCGTCGCTTCACGAATCCCGCATCCGGCCTCGACCTCGTTCTGGGCCGCAGCCTGTTCGAGCGGATCTGGGTCAGCGCCCCGGCCTCGACCCAAGCCGCCGACGGCCTCGGGCCGCTGTACAACGCGCGCGCCTGCAGCCAGTGCCACACAGGAGACGCCCGGCTTCGTCCACCCGTCCCCTCGCACCGGGGGACACCGGCCCTGGTGATGCGTGCCGGCCGGGTTGCATCACTCGACGACCCCAAAGAAAGCACGCGTGGCGCGCCCCGCCCAGACCCGGTCTACGGCGCCCAGATGCAACCGCTGGCGATTGGTGGCCACGATGCCGAGTTCCGCCTTGCGGTGCACTACACCAGCGAGGTCGTCCAGTTCGCCGATGGCACATCGGCGGAGCTGCGCAGACCGCGCTATACCGTCGAAGACCTGGGGTATGGACCGCTGCACCCGGACACGCGTCTGTCGCCGCGGATCGCACCCCCGCTGATCGGTCTGGGCCTGCTCGAGGCGGTCGATGAACGCGACATACTGGCACGCGCCGACCCGGATGACCGCGATGGCGACGGTATCTCGGGGCGGCCGAATCGGGTCGTGGACGATCGCACCGGAAAGACCGTGCTGGGGCGTTTCGGACACAAGGCCGGCAGCCCGAGCGTCAACCAACAGGTGCAGCAGGCATTCGCCCGCGACCTCGGGATCGCGGTGCCCCTGTACCCGGACGGTGCCGGCGACTGCACCGCATACCAGCTTGCGTGTCGCCGCGCGCCGCACGGCAAGAGCCCGCAGCACGGAGAACTCGAGGCGGATGATCAGGTCGTCGATCTGGTCAGTCTCTACGCCCGTCGACTCGCAGTCCCGGCGCGCCCCATCACCGAGGATCCCGTGGTAGACGCCGGCCGGCGGCTGTTCGGGCAGATCGGTTGCGACGCGTGCCATACGCCCCACCTGCATGCCCCCGCGCAGCACGGGGGCCCGACATCGCCCGCCTATTCGGACCTGTTGCTGCACGATCTCGGAGAGGACCTGGCCGACGGCCTCGTCGAAGGCGGCGCCGGCGGCCGCGAATGGCGCACCGCGCCGCTCTGGGGCATCGGCCTGAGCATAGCGGACGGGAGGCAGCGCGGTTACCTCCACGACGGTCGCGCACGCAGTCCCCTGGAGGCGGTGTTGTGGCACGGCGGCGAGGCACAGCGGCAGCGCGACGCCGTGGTCGCGCTCTCGACCGAGCAACGCAACCAACTCATCAAGTTCGTGGAGAGCCTCTGA